Proteins from a genomic interval of Trifolium pratense cultivar HEN17-A07 linkage group LG6, ARS_RC_1.1, whole genome shotgun sequence:
- the LOC123889582 gene encoding protein WHAT'S THIS FACTOR 1 homolog, chloroplastic: protein MESLTSPKISFLSTPLPFFISNKLPLFQKPNLSLKINCSLKKSQFLGTNLRLFPLESSHVRPRFQIVPIRAAVKRRKELPFDNVIQKDKKLKFVLKVRKLLVSQPNRLMSLQELGKHKKELGLDKKRKLIVLLRKFPGVFEIVEEGCFSLKFKMTSEAERLYFEELKVRNEMEDVVVTKLRKLLMMSLEKRILLEKIAHLANDLGLTREFRDTVIHRYPDFFKVVETERGPALELTHWDPELAVSAAELSVEDNRIREIDEQNLIIDRPPKFNRVKLPKGLNLSKGEMRKIMQFRDIPYISPYSDFSMIGSGTPEKEKHACGVIHEILSLTIEKRTLVDHFTHFREEFRFSQQLRGMLIRHPDMFYISLKGDRDSVFLREAYRDSQLVDKDKLLLIKEKLRSLVDIPRFLKGRGAARTRIGDGMEENDIDSRQDESGEEEQEWSDADDDGGDIDDDWIDEDDDDDTPPDFDEEEAETLEIGKRKTITRVQDTRQNNEKVLVPTLPDGRLRERW, encoded by the coding sequence ATGGAATCACTTACTTCACCCAAAATCTCTTTTTTATCTACCCCTTTACCATTTTTCATCTCAAATAAACTACCCTTATTTCAAAAACCAAACCTTTCTCTCAAAATTAATTGTTCCCTTAAAAAATCCCAATTTTTGGGTACCAATTTGCGTTTGTTTCCGTTAGAATCATCACATGTTAGGCCCAGGTTTCAAATTGTGCCGATAAGAGCCGCCGTGAAGCGAAGAAAAGAGCTTCCTTTTGATAATGTTATACAGAAAGATAAGAAGCTCAAATTTGTTCTTAAGGTGAGGAAATTACTAGTGAGTCAACCTAATAGGCTTATGTCTCTTCAAGAACTAGGTAAGCATAAAAAAGAATTAGGGTTggataaaaagagaaaattaattGTACTTTTGAGGAAATTCCCGGGTGTGTTTGAGATTGTGGAAGAAGGGTGTTTTTCTCTTAAATTCAAAATGACTTCTGAGGCGGAACGGCTTTATTTTGAGGAATTGAAGGTTAGGAATGAAATGGAAGATGTTGTAGTTACTAAGCTTAGAAAATTATTGATGATGTCATTGGAAAAGAGGATTTTGTTAGAAAAAATTGCCCATTTGGCGAATGATTTGGGACTTACGAGAGAATTTCGTGATACAGTTATTCATAGGTACCCGGATTTTTTCAAAGTTGTTGAGACGGAAAGAGGTCCTGCACTTGAATTAACACATTGGGATCCTGAGCTTGCTGTTTCTGCGGCGGAGCTATCTGTGGAGGATAATCGAATTCGAGAAATAGATGAGCAGAATTTAATTATAGACAGGCCACCCAAATTCAATAGAGTGAAGCTTCCTAAGGGTCTTAATCTTTCCAAGGGTGAGATGAGGAAGATAATGCAGTTCAGAGACATTCCTTATATATCTCCTTACTCAGATTTCTCAATGATTGGTTCGGGAACGCCGGAGAAAGAGAAGCATGCTTGTGGAGTTATTCATGAGATTTTGAGTCTCACAATTGAGAAACGAACTCTTGTTGATCACTTCACTCATTTTCGAGAGGAGTTTAGATTTTCTCAGCAATTGAGAGGGATGTTGATAAGGCACCCTGATATGTTTTATATCTCATTGAAAGGAGACAGGGATTCTGTGTTCCTTAGGGAAGCTTATCGAGATTCTCAGTTGGTAGACAAGGACAAATTGTTGCTTATAAAGGAGAAACTTCGCTCTTTGGTTGATATTCCACGATTTCTTAAGGGTAGGGGTGCTGCCCGAACTAGAATTGGAGATGGCATGGAAGAGAATGATATTGATAGCAGACAGGATGAAAGTGGTGAAGAGGAACAAGAATGGTCAGATGCTGATGACGATGGTGGTGATATCGATGATGACTggattgatgaagatgatgatgatgatacacCGCCAGATTTTGATGAGGAGGAGGCTGAAACATTGGAGATTGGAAAGAGAAAGACAATTACACGAGTTCAAGACACAAGACAGAATAATGAAAAGGTCCTTGTTCCAACATTACCTGATGGTCGTCTCAGAGAGCGGTGGTAA
- the LOC123889584 gene encoding THO complex subunit 2-like — MDDEKMGDVTIDLFAAIAMETDAIGERKSELQNSQTLGLLTGFLSVDDWYHAHVLFERLSPLNPVEHIQICDSLFRLIEKSISSPYNVIRQAHLQNPGSSTGGSTNAMDVDSPSGHNSFIDLPKEIFQMLACTGPFLYRDTMLLQKVCRVLRGYYLSALELVSHGDGVLNPQFHVIGNPHLHLKEARLRVEDALGACLLPSLQLVPANPAVGQEIWEIMSLLPYEARYHLYGEWEKDDDRYPMLLAARQTAKLDTRRILKRLAKENLKQLGRMVAKLAHANPMTVLRTIVHQIEAYRHMITPVVDAFKYLTQLEYDILEYIVIERLALGGRDKLKDDGLNLSDWLQSLASFWGHLCKKYPSMELRGLFQYLVNQLKRGQGIELVLLQELIQQMANVQYTENLTEEQLDAMAGSETLKYQATSFGTTRNNKAMIKSTSRLTDSLLPKDEPKLAIPLLLLLAQHRSLVLVNADAPYIKMVSEQFDRCHGTLLQYVDFLGSAVTPRSNYAILIPSLDDLIHLYHLDPEVAFLIYRPVMRLFKSKRTPDVCWPLDDKNIASDPSTKFESDPADYSDSMVLDIGSNKNPISWSYLLDTVKTMLPSKAWNSLSPDLYATFWGLTLYDLYVPKKRYESEITKLHDKLKSLEELSDNSSSAITKRKKEKERIQESLERLISELHKHEENVASVRRRLSQEKGKWLSSCPDISKSNMEFLQRCIFSRCTFSMSDAVYCAMFVHTLHSLGTPFFNTVNHIDVLICKTLQPMICCCTEYEVGRLGRFLYETLKIAYRWKSDESIYERECGNMPGFAVYYKEPKRQLVTYGQFIKLHSKWSSKITGSLIRCLESSEYMEIRNALIMLTKISSIFPVLRRSGMNLERQVAKIKSDEREDLKVLATGVAAALAARKPSWVTVEEFGMGYLDVKLAPSMTKSAAGNSAAVQSGIGLHDSQTESASGKHLDSGNTVKDQTVQTKTADGKSERTEIITTIKSDSLPLLAGQYGALRSAENPTQVEESISRAPDEHVTRNAESRAPVKHSVATGSFLKPSKQDPLKEDGRSGKTVTRTSGSSSSHKDLQTHAPDGRHTGTNVSSSATSKSSDKIRKRVGSVDELDRLGKRRKGDVDLRNFEGEVRFSEREKLMDPRFADDKVGLDELGLYRACDNTFERPKEKGNERYERQHRERLDHLDKSLGDDDFIVEKPRDVSIERYGRERSVERMQERAREKSFNRLPDKAKDDRNKLRYNDASIEKYHTEGRFHGQNLPPPPHLHPNMVLQSVGAGRRDEDADRRYGATRHSQRLSPRYEELRRSEETLILQDDPKRRKDDFRDQKHEEMKMEEREREKANILKEEDLNAASKRRKLMREHLPTIEPGEYSPVTLLPGIGMSQAYDGRDRKGPTIQHASYIDEPSLRIHGKEVASKLNRRESDPLYDHDWNDEKRQRADQKRRHRK, encoded by the exons ATGGATGATGAGAAAATGGGGGATGTCACTATTGATCTCTTTGCTGCTATAGCCATGGAAACCGATGCAATTGGCGAGCGGAAATCCGAGCTTCAAAACAGTCAAACATTGGGCTTGCTTACTGGCTTTCTTTCTGTGGATGACTG GTATCATGCACATGTACTATTTGAACGTCTCTCACCACTCAATCCGGTGGAACATATCCAAATATGTGATAGTTTGTTTAG GCTTATTGAGAAGTCAATTTCTTCACCGTATAATGTTATTCGCCAAGCACATCTTCAAAACCCTGGATCGTCCACTGGAGGCAGCACCAATGCTATGGATGTAGATAGCCCTTCAGGACACAATTCTTTCATAGATCTTCCGAAGGAAATTTTTCAGATGCTTGCTTGTACTGGACCTTTTCTCTACCGAGATACTATGTTGTTACAGAAG GTTTGTAGGGTGTTGAGAGGTTATTACCTTTCTGCTCTTGAGCTTGTAAGTCATGGTGACGGTGTCTTGAATCCTCAATTTCATGTTATTGGAAATCCTCACCTACATTTGAAGGAAGCAAGGCTAAGGGTGGAGGATGCTTTAGGAGCTTGTCTACTACCTTCTCTACAGTTGGTTCCTGCTAATCCAGCTGTTGGCCAGGAAATTTGGGAAATAATGAGTCTTCTTCCTTATGAG GCACGATATCATTTATACGGTGAATGGGAAAAAGACGATGATCGCTATCCTATGCTGTTGGCTGCTAGACAAACTGCCAAG TTGGACACTAGACGTATTTTAAAACGGTTGGCAAAGGAAAATTTGAAGCAGCTGGGTCGGATGGTCGCAAAATTAGCTCATGCCAACCCTATGACTGTCCTTCGAACAATTGTTCACCAG ATTGAGGCATACAGACACATGATTACACCTGTAGTGGATGCTTTTAAGTATTTGACTCag CTTGAATATGATATATTGGAATACATTGTGATTGAGCGATTGGCACTTGGTGGACGTGATAAGTTGAAGGATGACGGGCTTAATTTGTCAGACTGGCTTCAATCTCTAGCTTCATTTTGGGGCCACTT atGTAAAAAGTACCCATCAATGGAATTGCGGGGCCTTTTCCAGTATCTTGTGAACCAGTTAAAAAGGGGACAAGGAATTGAGCTTGTTCTACTGCAG GAGCTTATCCAACAAATGGCAAATGTTCAGTACACAGAGAACTTGACTGAGGAACAGCTGGATGCTATGGCAGGGAGCGAGACTCTTAAATATCAAGCAACTTCTTTTGGGACGACTCGAAATAATAAg GCAATGATAAAGTCAACTAGCAGGCTTACAGATTCATTACTTCCTAAAGATGAACCGAAGCTGGCAATCCCCCTCTTGCTTCTTCTTGCTCAACATCGTTCTCT GGTTCTTGTCAATGCAGATGCACCCTACATTAAAATGGTCAGTGAACAATTTGATAGATGCCATGGAACTCTTCTTCAATATGTGGATTTTCTAGGCAGTGCAGTCACACCACGATCAAATTATGCTATTCTTATTCCCTCACTTGATGACCTGATCCATCTTTATCACTTGGACCCTGAG GTTGCTTTCTTGATATATCGCCCTGTTATGAGACTTTTCAAGTCTAAGAGGACTCCCGATGTTTGCTGGCCCTTGGATGATAAAAATATTGCAAGTGATCCATCTACGAAATTTGAGTCTGACCCTGCAGATTATTCTGATAGTATGGTTCTAGATATTGGCTCCAACAAAAATCCTATTAG TTGGTCATATCTTCTTGATACTGTTAAAACCATGTTGCCTTCAAAAGCATGGAATAGCCTGTCTCCTGATCTTTATGCAACATTTTGGGGTCTCACATTATATGATCTGTACGTTCCGAAAAAACGTTATGAGTCAGAAATAACCAAGCTGCATGATAAACTTAAATCTTTGGAGGAGCTTTCTGACAATTCAAGCTCAGCAATCACCAAGaggaagaaagaaaaggaaagaatTCAAGAATCCCTTGAACGTCTTATTAGTGAACTGCATAAGCACGAAGAAAATGTCGCATCTGTCCGCAGACGGCTTTCTCAAGAAAAAGGCAAATGGTTAAGTTCATGTCCTGATATCTCGAAGAGTAACATGGAGTTTCTTCAGCGTTGTATATTTTCACGCTGTACTTTCAGTATGTCAGATGCTGTTTATTGTGCTATGTTTGTACACACACTCCATTCCCTTGGAACACCCTTTTTTAACACAGTCAACCATATAGATGTTCTTATTTGTAAAACCCTTCAACCAATGATATGCTGCTGCACTGAATATGAAGTTGGTAGGCTTGGCAGGTTTCTCTATGAGACTTTGAAGATTGCTTACCGTTGGAAG AGTGACGAATCTATTTATGAACGCGAGTGTGGAAACATGCCGGGATTTGCTGTGTATTATAAAGAACCTAAAAGACAGCTAGTTACATATGGGCAGTTCATTAAG TTACACAGCAAATGGAGTTCAAAAATCACAGGGTCACTAATTCGCTGTCTGGAATCTAGCGAGTACATGGAGATTAGAAATGCTCTTATAATGTTGACTAAAATTTCCAGTATTTTCCCCGTATTGCGGAGGAGTGGGATGAACCTTGAAAGGCAG GTAGCTAAGATTAAAAGTGATGAAAGAGAGGATCTTAAGGTGTTGGCAACTGGTGTAGCAGCAGCACTGGCTGCTAGGAAG CCTTCTTGGGTTACGGTTGAAGAATTTGGTATGGGTTATCTTGACGTGAAGCTTGCACCATCTATGACTAAATCTGCAGCGGGAAATTCTGCAGCAGTACAAAGTGGGATAGGTCTTCATGATTCTCAAACTGAATCTGCCAGTGGGAAACATCTGGACTCTGGAAACACAGTCAAAGACCAGACAGTACAAACAAAAACTGCAGATGGCAAGTCAGAAAGAACTGAAATCATTACAACGATAAAATCAGATTCTCTGCCCTTACTTGCTGGACAATATGGGGCATTAAGATCTGCAGAAAACCCTACGCAAGTGGAAGAATCCATAAGTAGGGCACCGGATGAACACGTTACAAGAAATGCTGAG TCAAGAGCCCCTGTGAAACATTCAGTGGCTACTGGTTCATTTTTGAAGCCATCAAAACAAGATCCTTTGAAAGAAGATGGTAGATCTGGAAAAACTGTTACTAGAACTTCTGGTTCCTCGAGCAGTCACAAGGATCTTCAGACCCATGCTCCAGATGGAAGACACACTGGAACAAACGTCTCTTCTTCAGCTACCTCGAAATCTAGTGATAAAATTCGGAAGCGAGTTGGTTCTGTTGATGAACTAGACAGACTAGGTAAACGGCGGAAAGGGGATGTAGATCTAAGAAATTTCGAGGGTGAAGTTCGATTCTCTGAAAGAGAGAAGCTGATGGATCCTCGATTTGCCGATGACAAAGTGGGACTTGATGAACTTGGTCTGTACAGAGCATGTGATAATACATTTGAAAGGCCAAAAGAAAAAGGCAATGAAAGATATGAAAGGCAACACAGGGAAAGATTGGACCATCTGGACAAGTCTCTTGGTGATGATGACTTTATTGTAGAAAAACCTAGAGACGTGTCGATAGAAAGATATGGAAGAGAACGATCGGTTGAGAGGATGCAGGAGAGGGCTCGTGAGAAAAGTTTCAATAGACTCCCTGACAAGGCTAAGGATGATAGAAATAAGTTACGATACAATGATGCATCAATAGAAAAATATCACACTGAGGGCCGCTTCCATGGACAAAACTTGCCTCCACCACCCCATTTACATCCTAATATGGTTCTTCAATCTGTTGGGGCTGGTAGGCGTGATGAAGATGCTGATAGGAGGTATGGAGCTACAAGGCATTCTCAAAGACTTTCTCCAAGGTATGAAGAACTGAGACGGTCTGAAGAGACTCTGATTTTGCAGGATGATCCCAAACGTAGAAAAGATGATTTTCGAGATCAGAAGCATGAAGAAATGAAG ATGGAAGAGAGGGAAAGAGAGAAAGCAAACATTCTAAAAGAAGAGGATTTAAATGCTGCATCCAAGAGACGTAAACTTATGAGGGAGCATCTACCAACTATAGAGCCTGGGGAGTACTCACCAGTTACTCTTCTCCCCGGTATTGGCATGTCACAAGCGTATGATGGAAGAGACAGAAAGGGGCCAACGATCCAGCATGCCAGTTACATAGATGAACCTAGTCTTAGGATTCATGGTAAAGAGGTAGCCAGCAAGCTGAATCGCCGTGAATCAGATCC TTTGTACGACCATGACTGGAATGATGAGAAGAGACAAAGAGCTGATCAAAAGCGAAGGCATCGGAAGTAA
- the LOC123889585 gene encoding probable WRKY transcription factor 41, whose amino-acid sequence MEKTTSKRKHVSLINELIQGKELAKQLSNHIVLCSNETNEFLIDKIISTYQKTLTMLDHWPNLEGENKTIDDGNNRDSHCSFTNESPKSEVIIKNKALFKKRKSMDTWKEQVKFCTNKGLFEGSLDDEYSWRKYGQKDILGAKFSRGYYRCTHRNGQGCLATKQVQRSDEDPTIIEVTYKGRHTCSQSKPLKKDFPSKLNIIGLDKNKLHNDKKNQLQQTQEASFTLKAELDVKRMDLEETKEDIFPWFCFSSPSIESENETMRESFCHGFISPETSEANFFGLSEYQLGCIGLCQNVVQTSESDITETVSATTSVTNSPILDLDILLHRGDFDTDFPFNISEYFSS is encoded by the exons ATGGAAAAGACTACTTCTAAGAGAAAACATGTTAGTCTGATCAATGAATTGATCCAAGGAAAAGAGCTAGCAAAGCAGCTAAGCAACCATATAGTTTTATGTTCCAATGAAACCAATGAATTCTTGATTGACAAAATAATTTCCACCTATCAGAAAACACTTACTATGCTCGACCATTGGCCTAATTTGGAAGGAGAGAATAAGACCATTGATGATGGTAACAATAGGGATTCTCATTGTTCTTTTACAAATGAGAGTCCCAAAAGTGAGGTTATTATTAAGAACAAAGCTCTCTTCAAGAAAAG GAAGAGCATGGACACATGGAAAGAGCAAGTGAAGTTTTGTACAAACAAAGGATTGTTTGAAGGGTCTTTGGATGATGAATATAGCTGGAGAAAATATGGTCAAAAGGATATTCTTGGAGCTAAGTTTTCAAG AGGATATTATAGATGCACACATAGAAATGGACAAGGGTGCCTAGCAACAAAGCAAGTTCAAAGATCAGATGAAGATCCAACAATAATTGAGGTTACTTACAAAGGAAGACACACATGTTCTCAATCTAAGCCTTTAAAAAAGGATTTTCcctcaaaattaaatataataggTTTAGACAAAAATAAACTCCACAATGATAAAAAGAATCAACTACAACAAACACAAGAAGCTAGTTTCACTTTGAAAGCAGAACTTGATGTGAAAAGAATGGACTTAGAAGAAACCAAAGAAGATATCTTCCcttggttttgtttttcttctccaTCAATTGAATCAGAAAATGAGACTATGAGGGAAAGTTTTTGTCATGGATTTATATCACCAGAAACTTCAGAAGCAAACTTTTTTGGTTTGTCAGAATATCAATTGGGCTGCATTGGATTATGCCAAAATGTAGTACAAACTTCAGAATCTGATATCACTGAGACAGTTTCAGCCACAACTTCAGTCACCAATTCACCAATCCTTGATTTGGATATTTTGTTACATAGAGGGGATTTTGACACTGATTTTCCTTTTAACATCTCTGAATATTTCTCTTCATAA
- the LOC123889586 gene encoding anthocyanidin reductase ((2S)-flavan-3-ol-forming)-like isoform X1, giving the protein MEACCKVCVTGASGYIASLLINKLLAKGYTVHATLRDLKDESKVGLLKSFPQSQQKLVLFEADIYNSVDFEPAIKGCQFVFHVATPLIHEPGSQFKDITEASLAGSKNIAMYCKRAGTVKRLIYTGSVVSASPMKDDGTGFKDVMDETCWTPLNDSLAYLFHDAYVKDYVYSKTVTEKYMLSCGNDGNGAGLEVVTLLCGVVGGDTLQSFTPGSVRICISPITGNTNGCKSLEFVQQFLGKIPLVHVDDVCEAHIFCMESTSSINGRFLCASSYVSLKEIANHYVLHHSEFTVNQEYADGPKKDMKWGSTKLFAKGFAYKYDTKMILDDCIKCARRMGDL; this is encoded by the exons ATGGAAGCATGCTGCAAGGTATGCGTCACAGGTGCTTCTGGTTACATTGCTTCCTTGCTCATCAACAAGCTCTTAGCTAAGGGTTACACTGTCCATGCAACTCTCAGAGACTTGA AGGATGAGTCTAAGGTTGGCCTTTTAAAGAGCTTTCCACAGTCACAACAGAAACTGGTATTGTTTGAAGCAGATATTTACAACTCAGTTGACTTTGAACCTGCCATTAAGGGCTGTCAATTTGTCTTTCATGTTGCTACGCCCTTGATCCATGAACCTGGTTCTCAG TTCAAGGACATTACTGAAGCATCACTTGCTGGATCAAAAAACATTGCCATGTATTGTAAGAGAGCGGGAACGGTGAAGCGTCTCATTTACACAGGATCTGTTGTATCTGCATCTCCAATGAAAGATGATGGAACTGGTTTCAAGGATGTAATGGATGAAACTTGTTGGACACCTCTCAATGATTCACTGGCATATTTATTCCATGATGCTTATGTTAAG GACTATGTTTATTCAAAGACAGTGACAGAGAAATATATGTTGAGCTGCGGGAACGATGGAAATGGCGCAGGGTTGGAGGTGGTAACTCTTCTCTGTGGGGTTGTAGGAGGGGATACTCTTCAATCTTTCACACCAGGTAGCGTGCGAATATGTATCTCACCGATCACAGGAAACACTAATGGATGCAAATCACTGGAGTTTGTACAGCAATTTCTAGGGAAAATTCCTCTCGTACATGTTGATGATGTGTGTGAAGCTCATATATTCTGCATGGAAAGTACCTCCTCAATCAATGGAAGATTCTTGTGTGCTAGTTCTTATGTCTCGTTAAAAGAGATCGCTAATCATTATGTTCTTCATCATTCAGAATTCACTGTTAATCAAGA ATATGCAGATGGGCCAAAGAAGGATATGAAGTGGGGGTCAACAAAGCTATTTGCCAAAGGATTTGCATATAAATATGACACTAAGATGATATTGGATGATTGTATTAAATGTGCCAGAAGAATGGGTGATCTTTAG
- the LOC123889586 gene encoding anthocyanidin reductase ((2S)-flavan-3-ol-forming)-like isoform X2, with the protein MEACCKVCVTGASGYIASLLINKLLAKGYTVHATLRDLKDESKVGLLKSFPQSQQKLVLFEADIYNSVDFEPAIKGCQFVFHVATPLIHEPGSQFKDITEASLAGSKNIAMYCKRAGTVKRLIYTGSVVSASPMKDDGTGFKDVMDETCWTPLNDSLAYLFHDAYVKDYVYSKTVTEKYMLSCGNDGNGAGLEVVTLLCGVVGGDTLQSFTPGSVRICISPITGNTNGCKSLEFVQQFLGKIPLVHVDDVCEAHIFCMESTSSINGRFLCASSYVSLKEIANHYVLHHSEFTVNQDFHLKIKFQICRWAKEGYEVGVNKAICQRICI; encoded by the exons ATGGAAGCATGCTGCAAGGTATGCGTCACAGGTGCTTCTGGTTACATTGCTTCCTTGCTCATCAACAAGCTCTTAGCTAAGGGTTACACTGTCCATGCAACTCTCAGAGACTTGA AGGATGAGTCTAAGGTTGGCCTTTTAAAGAGCTTTCCACAGTCACAACAGAAACTGGTATTGTTTGAAGCAGATATTTACAACTCAGTTGACTTTGAACCTGCCATTAAGGGCTGTCAATTTGTCTTTCATGTTGCTACGCCCTTGATCCATGAACCTGGTTCTCAG TTCAAGGACATTACTGAAGCATCACTTGCTGGATCAAAAAACATTGCCATGTATTGTAAGAGAGCGGGAACGGTGAAGCGTCTCATTTACACAGGATCTGTTGTATCTGCATCTCCAATGAAAGATGATGGAACTGGTTTCAAGGATGTAATGGATGAAACTTGTTGGACACCTCTCAATGATTCACTGGCATATTTATTCCATGATGCTTATGTTAAG GACTATGTTTATTCAAAGACAGTGACAGAGAAATATATGTTGAGCTGCGGGAACGATGGAAATGGCGCAGGGTTGGAGGTGGTAACTCTTCTCTGTGGGGTTGTAGGAGGGGATACTCTTCAATCTTTCACACCAGGTAGCGTGCGAATATGTATCTCACCGATCACAGGAAACACTAATGGATGCAAATCACTGGAGTTTGTACAGCAATTTCTAGGGAAAATTCCTCTCGTACATGTTGATGATGTGTGTGAAGCTCATATATTCTGCATGGAAAGTACCTCCTCAATCAATGGAAGATTCTTGTGTGCTAGTTCTTATGTCTCGTTAAAAGAGATCGCTAATCATTATGTTCTTCATCATTCAGAATTCACTGTTAATCAAGA TTTtcatttgaaaattaaatttcagATATGCAGATGGGCCAAAGAAGGATATGAAGTGGGGGTCAACAAAGCTATTTGCCAAAGGATTTGCATATAA
- the LOC123889588 gene encoding hydroquinone glucosyltransferase, producing MEETPKQQIVSTPLSKPPMVVMLPSPGMGHLIPIIEFAKRILLHQNLNITLIIPTEASPSKAQKTVLQSLPNSISHTFLPPVSFSDLPPDAKIETIISLTVLRSLPSLRQKFTTLSTTHTLTAVIVDLFATDAFDVAVEFNVPKYVFYPSSTTALSLFLYLPRLDQEVQCEYRELTEPVQIPGFPIHGKYLLDPVQDRKNDAYKYVLHNTKRYGEADGIIENSFLELEPGPVKELQKEEPGKPKIYPVGPLVKRDVVQTGANGSECLKWLDNQPHGSVLFVSFGSGGTLSSNQIIELALGLEMSEQRFLWVVRSPNDKIANASYFSAETHSDPFDFLPNGFLERTKGRGFVVSSWAPQPSVLAHGSTGGFLTHCGWNSILESVVNGVPLVVWPLFAEQKMNAVILTEGAKVGLRPNFNENGFVERHEIASVVKCLMEGEDGKKLRYQMKDLKEAAAKTLGENGTSTNHISNLALKWSNISNVAN from the coding sequence ATGGAAGAAACACCGAAACAACAAATAGTATCGACACCATTATCAAAACCACCTATGGTGGTTATGCTACCATCACCAGGCATGGGACATCTCATCCCAATCATTGAATTCGCCAAACGAATTCTTCTTCACCAAAATCTCAATATCACCTTAATCATCCCTACCGAAGCTTCACCTTCAAAAGCTCAAAAAACCGTTCTCCAATCTCTTCCTAATTCCATTTCACACACTTTCCTTCCACCTGTTTCCTTCTCCGATCTTCCACCAGATGCTAAAATTGAAACTATTATTTCTCTCACCGTTCTCCGTTCTCTCCCTTCTCTCCGTCAAAAATTCACCACTCTCTCTACCACTCATACTCTCACCGCCGTTATCGTCGACCTTTTCGCTACCGATGCTTTCGACGTTGCCGTCGAATTTAACGTTCCTAAATATGTTTTCTATCCTTCATCAACCACagctctttctctttttctttacTTACCTCGTCTCGATCAAGAGGTTCAGTGCGAGTATAGAGAATTAACCGAACCGGTTCAAATCCCCGGTTTTCCGATTCACGGAAAATATTTACTAGACCCGGTTCAGGACAGGAAGAACGATGCTTACAAATATGTTCTTCATAACACCAAGAGATATGGTGAAGCAGATGGGATTATAGAAAACAGTTTTTTAGAACTTGAACCGGGTCCGGTTAAGGAGTTACAAAAGGAAGAACCAGGGAAACCGAAAATTTACCCGGTCGGACCGTTGGTTAAAAGAGATGTGGTTCAAACCGGGGCGAACGGTTCAGAGTGTTTGAAGTGGTTAGATAACCAACCACATGGGagtgttttgtttgtttcttttggaAGTGGTGGGACCCTCTCTAGTAATCAGATAATTGAATTGGCTCTTGGTTTAGAAATGAGTGAGCAAAGGTTTTTATGGGTAGTTAGAAGCCCAAATGATAAAATTGCTAATGCTTCTTATTTTAGTGCTGAAACACATTCTGATCCTTTTGATTTTTTACCAAATGGGTTTTTGGAGAGAACAAAAGGGAGAGGTTTTGTTGTTTCGTCTTGGGCCCCGCAACCTTCGGTTTTGGCTCATGGGTCGACGGGTGGATTTTTGACTCATTGTGGTTGGAATTCTATTCTGGAGAGTGTTGTTAACGGAGTGCCTTTGGTTGTTTGGCCGCTTTTTGCGGAACAAAAGATGAATGCTGTTATTTTAACCGAGGGTGCTAAGGTTGGTTTGAGACCAAATTTTAATGAGAATGGGTTTGTTGAGAGACATGAAATTGCTAGTGTTGTTAAGTGTTtgatggaaggtgaagatgggAAGAAACTTCGTTACCAAATGAAGGATCTTAAGGAAGCTGCTGCTAAAACTTTAGGGGAAAATGGAACTTCCACAAACCATATCTCCAATTTAGCTCTAAAGTGGAGCAACATATCCAATGTCGCAAATTAG